GACACGCTTGTCGGCCAAATCCTCCAGCCTGTGTATGCTGCTGTCACTTCTGTTCACGACGATGGCCGCTGGAGATGTGTAGTAGGGTTGGGTAAACAGAAATTCCTGTCTCCGGTCTGGCGTGGCCACCATGGTGCAGGCGAAATACAGCTCCCCCTCACGCACTTTCTCCAACACTTCGGACCATGGGAGATCAGTACGCACATCGAAGCGCACTCCAAGCATCTTTTCGATCTTGTGAAGATACTCCGCCGCCACACCCTGATGGGTTCCGGTGTCATCTGTAAAATCAAAAGGAGGCCAGTCGGATTCACCACCCACGGGTATCACAGGGTGCTGTTTCAACCAGTCTTTCTCCTCTTCAGTCAATTCCGGAATACTCGAAGCCATACCACTCCAGCCTACACCTATCCAGCGTGCGGATATCTGCGCACGTTCATCTGCTGATATCCGGGACAACCCCTGGTCGATCCTGTTGAGCAGGGCTTGCCTCCCCTTTTTCACCGCCGCCCGGTAAGCATGCTCATACAAAGGAGGCTGTAGTGGGCGCAATGCAGCATGATGACCAGGAAGAGAATATCGGTACTGGAGATAAATCGGCTGAGTAACAATGGCGTCCACATCCGCATTTTCCATGGCGGCAAACAATTCCTCATATCCGGGATACAACTTGAGCGTCAGGTCGGGGTAACGGCTGCGCAGATAGGTTTCATGAAAACTCCCGGCAGTAACACCAATGGAATGTCCTTTCAGATCTTCCAGATCATGAACACCGGGCAGAGAGTCCCGTATATAGGCATAGTAGGTGGCATTGAGCACCGGTTGGGAAAAATCCAGGAAAGCTTCACGCCGGGAGTTACTGAACAGGCCCGCCAAAATATCAGCCTGGCCATTTTTTACCAACTGTTGCGCTTCCTTATTGAAGGCACCCACAAAGGTTATTGGTATACCGGTCTTCCCGGACCAACGTCTCCATAAATCAATGAAAAGTCCGTCCGCGTCTCCTTGTTGGTTTTGAAACTGCAAAGGTGCGCTATCCAGGCGATAAACGACTTTCAGAGAAGCACTCTCCTGGGATTCCGCCCATGCATTCCCCATATAACAACTGAATAGCAACAGAACCCACAGCTTATGTATACATTCCAAACCCTGGCGCCTTATAACTCCCTGCAATGAGTGTTGTTCAGAAATCCTGCTTCCCCCCCAATCCTGTTTCTTACAGGAGTGTAGCTGATATACAGGTTTTTCTGCCAAAAAAAAAACGGGGCCGAAGCCCCGTTTTTCATATGCCGTTTGAACAGAAAGACGGTTACTCGCCTTCACCTACGGCTTTCATGCTCAGACGGATACGACCCTGTTTGTCCACTTCCAGAACCTTGACCTTGACGATATCGCCCTCGGAAAGTTTGTCACTGACCTTCTCGACACGATCTTCGCTGATCTGGGAAATATGCACCAGGCCATCTTTGCCCGGCAGGATAGTGACGAAGGCACCAAAATCCATGAGCTTGGCCACTTTGCCTTCATAGACGGTACCAACTTCCACATCAGCTGTGATCAATTCCACACGCTTGCGGGCCTTTTCACCAGCCGCCTTGTCCACGGAAAAGATTTTTACCAGGCCGCTGTCATCAAGATCGACTGTCGCACCGGTTTCTTCGGTAATCGAACGGATGGTAGCCCCACCCTTGCCGATGACATCACGAATCTTGTCCGGATGAATGCGGAAGGAAATGATGCGTGGTGCATGCTCAGACATTTCCTGGCGCGGGGCATTGATGGCTCGGTTCATCTCTTCCAGGATATACATGCGGCCATCTTTTGCCTGGGTCAGGGCAATATCCATGATTTCACGGGTGATGCCCTGGATCTTGATGTCCATCTGCAAAGCATTGACACCATTCTCGGTACCGGCAACCTTGAAGTCCATGTCGCCCAGATGATCCTCGTCACCAAGAATATCCGTAAGCACGGCAAAATCATCGCCTTCCTTGATCAAGCCCATGGCCACACCGGCAACAGGAGCCTTGACCGGCACGCCGGCATCCATCAGGGAGAGACTGGTGCCGCACACTGAAGCCATTGAAGAGGAGCCGTTGGATTCCGTAATCTCGGATACCACGCGTATGGAATAAGGAAAATCTTCCATACTGGGCATTACCGCCAGCACGCCGCGCTTGGCCAGACGGCCATGACCGATTTCACGCCGCTTGGGACTGCCCACACGACCGGTCTCGCCGACACAGAAAGGAGGGAAATTGTAATGCAGCATGAACGGCTCACGGTAAGAGCGATCAAGGGCATCGACGATTTGCGCATCCCGCTCGGTGCCCAGAGTGGTAATGACCAGTGCCTGGGTTTCGCCACGGGTGAACAGGGCGGAGCCATGGGTTCGCGGCAAAACGCCGGTTTTGATACTGATGTTCCGCACGGTCCTGGTATCCCTGCCATCGATACGCGGTTCACCGGCCAGAATACGGCTACGCACGGTTTTCTTTTTCAGTTTGTTCAGAGCAGCGGAAACCTGATCCTCGGACCATTGGGGATCGTCACCCGAGCACAGGGCTTCGATTGTGGCCGCTTTGACCTCATCCAACCTGGCATAGCGATCCATCTTGTCCACGATACTGTAAGCTTCGCCAATACCCGCTCCGGCAATCTCAGCCACTTTTTCCGCCAGGTCGCTATCCTCTTCCGGAACACTGAATTCGATGGTGGGCTTGCCCACTTCCTCAGCCAGTTCCTTGATGGCTTCGATAGCCACCTGCATCTGCTCGTGACCGAACAACACAGCGCCCAGCATGACCTCCTCAGAAAGCTCACGCGCTTCTGATTCCACCATCAGCACCGCACTGTCAGTGCCTGCAACCACGAGATCCAGATCCGTCACTTCGCTCAATCCGGTGCCGGGAGGATTGAGCAGATACTGCCCATCCTTGTAGCCAACCCGTGCCGCGCCGATAGGCCCCTGGAAGGGCAGGCCGGAGATAGCCAAGGCTGCGGAGGTTCCGATGAGGGAAGGAATCTCCGGGTCCACATAAGGATTCAGAGACATAACCGTGCAGATTATCTGGGTCTCATTGGTATAACCCTTGGGAAACAAGGGGCGAACCGGACGATCGATAAGCCGCGCCACCAGAATCTCTTTCTCGGATGGCCGCCCTTCACGGCGGAAGAAACCGCCGGGAATTTTGCCTGCGGCATAGGTCTTCTCCTGGTAATCGACAGTCAGAGGAAAGAAATCGCGGCCTTCCATTGCATGCTTGGAACCCACCACGGTGCACAACACCACGGTATCATCCATATTTACAATTACCGCACCGTCTGCCTGACGGGCGACTTCCCCGGTTTCCAGCGTCACTTTGTGATCGCCGAACTGGAACTCTTTTTTGATTGCA
This sequence is a window from Thiolapillus brandeum. Protein-coding genes within it:
- the pnp gene encoding polyribonucleotide nucleotidyltransferase, producing MTAIKKEFQFGDHKVTLETGEVARQADGAVIVNMDDTVVLCTVVGSKHAMEGRDFFPLTVDYQEKTYAAGKIPGGFFRREGRPSEKEILVARLIDRPVRPLFPKGYTNETQIICTVMSLNPYVDPEIPSLIGTSAALAISGLPFQGPIGAARVGYKDGQYLLNPPGTGLSEVTDLDLVVAGTDSAVLMVESEARELSEEVMLGAVLFGHEQMQVAIEAIKELAEEVGKPTIEFSVPEEDSDLAEKVAEIAGAGIGEAYSIVDKMDRYARLDEVKAATIEALCSGDDPQWSEDQVSAALNKLKKKTVRSRILAGEPRIDGRDTRTVRNISIKTGVLPRTHGSALFTRGETQALVITTLGTERDAQIVDALDRSYREPFMLHYNFPPFCVGETGRVGSPKRREIGHGRLAKRGVLAVMPSMEDFPYSIRVVSEITESNGSSSMASVCGTSLSLMDAGVPVKAPVAGVAMGLIKEGDDFAVLTDILGDEDHLGDMDFKVAGTENGVNALQMDIKIQGITREIMDIALTQAKDGRMYILEEMNRAINAPRQEMSEHAPRIISFRIHPDKIRDVIGKGGATIRSITEETGATVDLDDSGLVKIFSVDKAAGEKARKRVELITADVEVGTVYEGKVAKLMDFGAFVTILPGKDGLVHISQISEDRVEKVSDKLSEGDIVKVKVLEVDKQGRIRLSMKAVGEGE